The Chitinophaga sp. H8 genome contains a region encoding:
- a CDS encoding DUF1599 domain-containing protein, with protein sequence MKQTLEQYQEAVAGCKDIFIKKTKDYGTSWRVLRLIAVVDQLFIKAQRIRNIQEIGTQKVADHIDGEFKGIVNYGVIGLIQLELPGDPYTDLPVEEVDRLYDKYIHQVQQVMEDKNHDYGEAWRALSQESFVDLILTKLLRIKQILRNEGKTLISEGIDANFTDIINYALFALIKISEK encoded by the coding sequence ATGAAGCAAACATTGGAACAGTACCAGGAGGCAGTAGCAGGATGTAAAGACATCTTCATCAAAAAAACAAAAGACTATGGCACTTCCTGGCGGGTATTACGGCTAATTGCTGTGGTAGATCAGCTGTTTATCAAAGCACAGCGTATCCGTAATATCCAGGAAATAGGCACACAAAAAGTAGCCGATCATATTGACGGGGAATTTAAAGGTATTGTAAATTATGGCGTGATCGGCCTGATACAACTGGAGCTACCCGGAGATCCTTATACGGACTTGCCGGTGGAGGAAGTAGACAGACTATATGATAAATACATCCATCAGGTGCAACAGGTGATGGAAGACAAGAATCATGATTATGGAGAAGCCTGGCGCGCACTCAGCCAGGAATCCTTTGTAGACCTTATCCTTACCAAACTGCTGCGGATCAAACAAATCCTCCGCAATGAAGGTAAAACCCTTATATCAGAAGGGATAGATGCCAATTTTACCGATATTATCAACTATGCACTGTTTGCATTGATTAAAATAAGCGAAAAGTAG
- the folP gene encoding dihydropteroate synthase: MSFKNTLLPKTFVINCRGKLLDLSRPVVMGIINITDDSFYAGSRTKSLHLVLEKAAQHLEEGATILDIGAQSTRPGAPVVGADEETAQLLPAIHAIINKYPEAIISVDTYHATVAEKAIRAGAAIINDISAGDMDPQMLTTAGRLQVPYIAMHMQGTPATMQQQPHYEDVSREVLDYFIQKLAHCSAAGIKDVIIDPGFGFGKTLAHNYQLLAHLHTFQILNVPLLAGVSRKSMIYKLLGTTAAEALNGTTIVNTLALQQGAHILRVHDVKPAVEAVKVLAYMKEGK, encoded by the coding sequence ATGAGTTTCAAAAATACACTATTACCCAAAACTTTCGTGATTAACTGCCGGGGAAAATTACTGGACTTATCCCGGCCGGTAGTGATGGGCATTATAAATATAACGGATGATTCCTTTTATGCCGGCAGCCGCACCAAAAGTTTGCACCTGGTACTGGAAAAGGCCGCGCAGCATCTGGAAGAGGGAGCTACCATCCTGGACATAGGCGCGCAGAGTACCCGTCCGGGTGCCCCGGTAGTAGGTGCCGACGAAGAAACCGCCCAGCTCCTCCCAGCCATTCATGCCATTATCAACAAATATCCGGAGGCAATTATTTCCGTAGATACTTATCATGCTACCGTAGCTGAAAAAGCAATACGGGCAGGAGCTGCCATTATAAATGACATTAGCGCCGGAGATATGGACCCGCAGATGCTGACCACTGCCGGACGCTTACAGGTGCCTTATATCGCCATGCATATGCAAGGCACACCTGCCACCATGCAGCAGCAGCCGCACTATGAGGATGTGAGCAGGGAGGTCCTGGACTACTTTATTCAAAAGCTGGCACATTGCAGCGCAGCAGGTATAAAAGATGTGATCATAGATCCGGGATTTGGCTTTGGGAAAACACTGGCGCATAATTACCAGCTGCTGGCTCATCTCCATACTTTTCAAATACTGAACGTGCCCCTGCTGGCAGGGGTTTCCCGCAAGTCTATGATCTATAAACTACTGGGCACTACCGCTGCGGAAGCGCTGAATGGGACCACCATAGTAAATACCCTGGCATTGCAACAGGGCGCCCATATATTACGTGTACACGACGTAAAACCCGCTGTAGAAGCAGTAAAAGTGCTGGCGTATATGAAGGAAGGAAAGTAA